One part of the Dyadobacter sp. 676 genome encodes these proteins:
- a CDS encoding helix-turn-helix domain-containing protein has product MKENFKENHPECREMILPVRDALDVISGKWKISILIAMSLGHKRFMEIQNAIPNITPRMLSKELKELEMNLLVERKVYDSFPPVIEYERTDHARTLEPLIEELRRWGEYHRLVVTGTNINHPVKELQD; this is encoded by the coding sequence ATGAAAGAGAATTTTAAGGAAAACCACCCCGAATGCAGGGAAATGATCTTGCCGGTACGCGATGCGCTGGACGTAATCAGCGGGAAATGGAAGATTTCGATCCTGATCGCAATGAGCCTGGGGCATAAGCGGTTCATGGAGATACAAAACGCCATTCCGAACATCACGCCCCGGATGTTGTCGAAGGAGTTGAAAGAACTGGAAATGAATTTGCTTGTCGAGCGGAAAGTTTACGATTCGTTCCCGCCCGTGATTGAGTATGAGCGCACGGACCATGCCCGGACGCTCGAACCGCTGATCGAAGAGCTGCGGCGCTGGGGCGAGTACCATCGGCTGGTAGTCACCGGGACGAACATCAACCATCCTGTAAAAGAACTGCAGGATTGA
- a CDS encoding Dabb family protein — protein MEDQSRRKFLQNAGLASLATVSDIPAGPERTRELFIHHVFFYLKEPNNAQHEAQLLEGLHKLAKVPSIEYAHIGKPAVTNRSVIVKDYSVSWMCFFKNIIEEEIYQTHPIHLDFIESYGHLWEKMVVYDSVGPKKVG, from the coding sequence ATGGAAGATCAATCGAGAAGGAAGTTCCTGCAGAATGCGGGGCTTGCTTCGTTAGCCACTGTTTCCGACATCCCCGCCGGGCCCGAAAGAACCAGGGAGCTTTTTATACATCATGTTTTCTTTTACCTGAAAGAGCCCAACAACGCGCAACATGAAGCGCAGCTGCTGGAAGGATTGCATAAGCTGGCAAAAGTACCTTCCATCGAGTACGCACATATCGGGAAGCCGGCGGTAACAAACCGGTCGGTTATCGTGAAAGACTATTCGGTTTCATGGATGTGTTTTTTTAAAAATATCATCGAAGAGGAAATTTACCAGACCCATCCGATCCACCTGGACTTTATCGAAAGCTACGGCCATTTATGGGAAAAGATGGTGGTATACGATTCCGTTGGCCCGAAGAAGGTGGGTTAA
- a CDS encoding DUF1697 domain-containing protein translates to MPNETYIAILRGVNVGSTQVKMAVLQKIFEDAGYEKVQTYIQSGNVLFDTRRTDTLKLARDVEALLRSELKAEIPVLVLDTGALREIHESNPFIVGRNEDIGKLHVTFLAEQPETSRLDKLERDKYLPDEFLPGEKAIYLFCPNGYGRTKLHNNFFESKLKVTATTRNWKTVTELLRLAAGR, encoded by the coding sequence ATGCCTAACGAAACATATATCGCGATCCTCCGGGGCGTCAATGTCGGCAGTACGCAGGTGAAAATGGCGGTTTTGCAAAAGATATTCGAGGATGCCGGTTATGAAAAAGTACAAACGTACATCCAGAGCGGCAACGTGCTTTTCGATACCCGCCGAACGGATACCTTAAAGCTCGCCAGGGACGTCGAAGCATTATTGCGGTCGGAATTGAAAGCGGAAATCCCGGTCCTGGTCCTGGACACCGGGGCTCTGCGGGAAATTCATGAGAGCAATCCGTTTATCGTCGGGCGAAACGAGGACATCGGCAAGCTGCACGTAACTTTCCTGGCCGAACAACCGGAAACCAGCCGGCTGGACAAACTAGAGCGCGACAAATACCTGCCCGACGAATTTTTACCGGGGGAAAAGGCCATTTACCTGTTTTGCCCGAATGGATACGGCCGGACGAAGCTTCACAACAACTTTTTCGAAAGCAAACTGAAAGTGACGGCTACGACCCGTAACTGGAAAACCGTAACGGAGCTTTTGAGGCTTGCGGCCGGGCGCTGA
- a CDS encoding PmoA family protein: MNLKHTALALTALAFAGNAYAQRVDLVRNDKDKKVEVKIDGKPFTAYYYPGETVLKKAVLYPVMTPRGTVITRGWPLDPRAGERVDHPHHVGIWLNYEDVNGNDYWNNSNAVNHEKRAYGTIIHTGITSIKSGKDKGELTVTADWVDKNGTLTLKEVTRYTFSGKGNSRIIDRSTTLTAALPEVNMPDVKDGMYAIRVGRELELPSTKPEIFTDASGIATKVPVMNNEGVTGNYRNSNGVEGEAVWGKRAIWCNLTGKIKDENISVAMIDHPKNVGYPAYWHARGYGLFAVNPLGMKALSDGKETLNFKLKKGESTTFRYRLVIASEHLKDATLNDLAAAYAKTE, encoded by the coding sequence CTGCTTTGGCACTGACAGCTTTGGCCTTCGCCGGAAACGCTTACGCCCAGAGAGTCGACCTGGTCCGAAATGACAAGGATAAAAAGGTGGAGGTAAAAATCGACGGCAAGCCGTTTACCGCCTACTATTATCCGGGCGAAACAGTGCTTAAAAAAGCTGTTTTATACCCGGTAATGACGCCCCGGGGCACGGTGATCACCCGCGGCTGGCCTCTCGATCCCCGCGCCGGCGAACGCGTGGACCATCCGCACCATGTGGGAATCTGGCTTAATTACGAGGACGTAAACGGCAACGACTATTGGAATAACTCCAACGCCGTAAACCACGAAAAACGTGCTTACGGGACCATTATCCATACGGGGATCACTTCCATAAAAAGCGGCAAGGATAAAGGGGAGCTCACCGTAACCGCCGACTGGGTCGATAAAAACGGCACACTGACGTTGAAAGAGGTAACCAGATATACTTTCAGCGGCAAAGGTAATTCCCGCATTATAGACCGGTCCACGACGCTCACGGCCGCGCTGCCGGAAGTAAATATGCCTGATGTAAAAGACGGTATGTATGCGATCCGCGTTGGGCGTGAGCTCGAATTGCCGTCCACCAAACCCGAGATTTTCACCGATGCAAGCGGTATTGCCACAAAGGTGCCCGTCATGAACAATGAAGGCGTAACCGGCAATTACCGCAACAGCAATGGCGTGGAAGGAGAAGCGGTGTGGGGAAAACGCGCGATCTGGTGCAATCTCACCGGGAAGATCAAAGACGAAAACATCAGCGTCGCGATGATCGACCATCCGAAGAATGTGGGCTATCCGGCCTACTGGCACGCGCGCGGCTACGGGTTGTTTGCCGTGAACCCGCTGGGAATGAAAGCGCTCAGCGACGGTAAGGAAACGTTAAATTTTAAACTGAAAAAAGGGGAATCAACCACTTTTCGCTACCGCCTGGTAATCGCTTCGGAGCATTTGAAAGATGCGACGCTGAACGACCTCGCTGCGGCGTATGCAAAGACGGAATAG